The following coding sequences are from one Panicum hallii strain FIL2 chromosome 5, PHallii_v3.1, whole genome shotgun sequence window:
- the LOC112893923 gene encoding cytochrome P450 71A1-like, with the protein MAVSLVALLTVSLVVPLLSLLLLATKGPPRPQRADGGRRLPPSPPGGLPLLGHLHLLGRLPHRALRSLAASHGPVMLLHLGRAPTVVASSAAAAEEALRARDAAFASRPRMPMADRLVYGSRDISFAPYGEYWRQARRVCVLRLLSARRTRSFCRVRGQEAAALVARVRAAPAGCAVNLSDALISYSKAVVTRAAFGDGDYGLDGDRGGEKLRRVIADLQELIIAPPVREIAPWLGWVDTLTGLEAKTERTFQAIDGLLERVIADHRSRRLGGPQVLADGEADDHRDFVDVLLDVNEMDEDTGLRLDMDNIKAIITDMFVAGTDTSYTVLEWAMAELLNHPQEMQKLQGEIRAAVGATGDVTENHLDGMPYLKAVISETMRLHPPAPLLLPRETTEDTELLGYHIPARTRVLINAWAIGRDPASWERAEEFAPERFAGGDAPMDYAKVGQDLRFLAFGAGRRGCPGAGFAAPSVELALANVLYHFDWALAATHGRRRPPVLDMSEAYGLTVRLKEPLLLVAKPWSRQ; encoded by the exons ATGGCCGTCTCGCTGGTGGCGCTGCTCACCGTGAGCCTCGTCGtgcctctcctctccctcctgcTGCTCGCCACCAAGGGGCCTCCCCGTCCGCAGCGCGCCGACGGAGGCAGAAGGCTTCCTCCGTCGCCGCCGGGCGGCCTGCCGCTCCTCGGCCACCTCCACCTGCTGGGCCGCCTGCCGCACCGGGCGCTCCGGTCCTTGGCCGCGTCGCACGGCCCGGTCATGCTCCTGCACCTCGGCCGCGCGCCCACCGTCGTGGCGtcctcggcggcggccgcggaggaggcCCTGCGGGCCCGCGACGCGGCCTTCGCCAGCCGGCCCCGGATGCCCATGGCCGACCGCCTCGTCTACGGCTCCCGCGACATCTCCTTCGCGCCCTACGGCGAGTACTGGCGCCAGGCGCGCCGCGTCTGCGTGCTCCGCCTCCTCAGCGCGCGCCGCACCCGCTCCTTCTGCCGTGTCCGGGGGCAGGAGGCCGCCGCGCTGGTCGCCCGCGTCCGCGCCGCGCCGGCTGGCTGCGCGGTCAACCTCAGCGACGCCCTCATCTCCTACTCCAAGGCCGTCGTCACGCGCGCCGCGTTCGGCGACGGGGACTATGGGCTCGACGGCGACCGAGGGGGGGAGAAGCTGAGGCGGGTGATCGCGGACCTGCAGGAGCTCATCATCGCGCCCCCGGTGCGGGAGATCGCGCCGTGGCTTGGGTGGGTGGACACGTTGACCGGGCTGGAGGCCAAGACAGAGCGCACCTTCCAGGCGATCGATGGGTTGCTCGAGCGGGTCATCGCGGACCACCGGAGCCGGCGTCTCGGTGGCCCCCAGGTTCTTGCTGACGGCGAGGCCGACGACCACCGCGATTTCGTGGAcgtgctgctggatgtgaacgAGATGGACGAGGACACCGGCCTCCGGCTCGACATGGACAACATCAAGGCCATCATCACG GACATGTTTGTCGCTGGCACTGACACCTCGTACACGGTGCTGGAATGGGCCATGGCGGAGCTCCTGAACCACCCCCAAGAGATGCAGAAGCTCCAGGGCGAGATCCGCGCCGCTGTCGGCGCCACCGGCGACGTAACCGAGAACCATCTCGACGGCATGCCGTACCTCAAGGCGGTGATCAGCGAGACCATGAGGTTGCACCCTCCGGCGCCGCTCCTCCTGCCCCGGGAGACGACGGAGGACACCGAGCTGCTGGGCTACCACATCCCGGCGCGCACGAGGGTCTTGATCAACGCCTGGGCCATCGGCCGGGACCCGGCGTCGTGGGAGCGCGCGGAGGAGTTTGCGCCGGAGCGGTTCGCCGGCGGCGATGCGCCCATGGACTACGCCAAGGTCGGGCAGGACCTGCGGTTCCTGGCGTTCGGCGCCGGGAGGCGAGGGTGCCCTGGGGCCGGGTTCGCCGCGCCGTCGGTGGAGCTGGCGCTCGCGAACGTGCTGTACCACTTCGACTGGGCGTTGGCGGCAACGCACGGCCGGAGGAGGCCGCCGGTGTTGGACATGAGCGAAGCGTACGGGCTGACCGTGCGGCTTAAGGAACCGCTGCTCCTAGTTGCCAAACCATGGAGTCGGCAGTGA
- the LOC112891522 gene encoding cytochrome P450 71A1-like, which yields MEVSPFLALLLLALLSLLLFFFSAGRKTSPSYASGRSLPPSPPGFPLLGHLPLLGSLPHRALQSLAASHGPVMLLRLGRVPAVVVSSADAAREALKTRDPAFASRFRSRMTERLFYGCDMAFAPYGEHWRRARRVCVLHLLSQRCVLSFRRVREQEAAALVGRVRAAARDGAVNLSDLLISYASSVTIRAAFGDCSSYGLGGGGKVRKVFDDLEELLGSGTLGELVPWLAWVDTLTGLDAKATRTFEALDGLLEQVIADHRERRRGGQRVGDDGGQRDFVDVLLDVNEEEDEAGGLWFDTVTIKAIVMNMFVGGIDTTFASLEWAMAELINHPDEMRRLQEEIRAAVRDDDHIIEDHLNKLHYLKLVIKETLRLHPPAPLVPRETVEDAELLGYHVPARTRILVNVWAIGREPTTWERAEKFLPERFAEDVDMDQYMLGQDFTLLPFGAGRRGCPGAGFAMASVELVLANLLYHFNWSLSGGASMVNMDEQGGLAVRLKKTLHLVAMPWCSE from the exons ATGGAAGTCTCACCGTTCCTCGCGCTGCTGCTCCTTGCCCTTCTCTCCCTCctgctcttcttcttctccgccgGCAGGAAAACCTCTCCGTCCTACGCGAGTGGCCGGAGTTTGCCTCCGTCGCCGCCGGGCTTTCCTCTCCTCGGCCACCTGCCGCTTCTTGGATCCTTGCCCCACCGGGCGCTCCAGTCGCTCGCCGCGTCGCACGGCCCGGTCATGCTCCTGCGCCTCGGCCGCGTGCCCGCCGTGGTGGTCTCCTCCGCGGATGCGGCGCGGGAGGCCCTCAAGACCCGCGACCCTGCTTTCGCGAGCCGCTTCCGGTCACGGATGACCGAGCGCCTTTTCTACGGCTGCGACATGGCCTTCGCTCCCTACGGCGAGCACTGGCGCCGGGCGCGCCGCGTCTGCGTGCTCCACCTTCTCAGCCAGCGCTGCGTCCTCTCCTTCCGCCGCGTTCGGGAGCAGGAGGCCGCCGCGCTGGTCGGtcgcgtccgcgccgccgctcgagaCGGCGCCGTGAACCTGAGCGACCTCCTCATCTCCTACGCCAGCAGCGTCACCATTCGCGCCGCGTTCGGTGACTGCTCGAGCTATGGGctcggcggcggagggaagGTGAGGAAGGTGTTCGACGACTTGGAGGAGCTGCTGGGCTCGGGCACGCTCGGCGAGCTCGTGCCGTGGCTGGCGTGGGTGGACACGCTGACAGGCTTGGACGCCAAGGCGACACGGACGTTCGAGGCGCTAGACGGGTTGCTCGAGCAGGTCATTGCCGACCACCGTGAGCGGCGCCGTGGCGGCCAGAGAGTGGGAGACGACGGCGGTCAACGGGACTTCGTGGAcgtgctgctggatgtgaacgaggaggaggacgaggccgGGGGACTCTGGTTTGACACAGTAACCATCAAGGCAATCGTCATG AATATGTTTGTGGGCGGCATCGATACAACCTTCGCATCTCTCGAATGGGCCATGGCAGAGCTCATCAATCATCCGGATGAGATGCGCAGGCTCCAAGAGGAGATACGCGCAGCTGTTCGCgatgatgaccacatcatcgaGGATCACCTCAATAAGTTGCACTACCTCAAGCTTGTGATCAAGGAGACACTCCGTTTACATCCGCCAGCGCCACTCGTGCCACGGGAGACGGTCGAGGACGCTGAGCTGCTCGGCTACCATGTTCCGGCACGCACCCGCATCCTCGTCAACGTCTGGGCCATCGGGCGGGAACCCACGACGTGGGAGAGGGCGGAGAAGTTCTTGCCGGAGCGGTTCGCAGAGGATGTTGACATGGATCAGTACATGCTAGGGCAGGACTTCACATTGTTGCCGTTTGGTGCCGGGAGGAGAGGGTGCCCCGGAGCCGGGTTTGCCATGGCAAGTGTTGAGCTGGTGCTGGCGAACCTCTTGTACCACTTCAACTGGAGCCTATCGGGCGGGGCATCAATGGTCAACATGGACGAGCAAGGCGGGTTAGCCGTGCGCCTCAAGAAGACTCTCCATTTGGTTGCTATGCCATGGTGTTCTGAGTAA